The Flavobacterium sp. 140616W15 sequence CCAATGCATTAACCATTTTAAGGATTTCATCTTTGTCAAATTCAGGTTTTATTATCACTTCCTGAACTTTAAAAACACCCTCGGTCATTGTTCCTGTTTTATCGATTACCACATTTTGAACATTTGCAAGAATATCCAAGAAATTAGAACCTTTAAACAAGATACCATTATGACTTGCTGCTCCAATTCCTCCAAAATATCCCAAAGGAATAGAGATTACCAACGCACAAGGACAAGAAATAACTAAAAATACCAATGCTCTATACAACCACTCACTAAACACATAATTATCAACAAAAAGAGCTGGTAATAATGTAATTACAATTGAAAGCAACACTATAATTGGCGTATATACCTTCGCAAACTTACGAATGAACAATTCTGTAGGTGCTTTTTGAGCAGTTGCATCCTGTACCAATTCTAATATTTTACTTAACTTACTATCTGAGTAAGCTGCAGTTACTCTTACCTGACTTACCGTATTCAGGTTAATCATACCTGCCAATACCGTTTCTCCTTTTGCTTTCGTATCAGGTTTACTTTCTCCAGTAAGTGCGGCTGTGTTGTATGAAGCAGTTTCTGAAATTAGTTCACCATCTAGTCCCAATTTTTCTCCAGGCTTTAACTGGATAATATCTCCGATTTTTGCCTCTTCTGCTTTTATAACTACCAGCTTACCTCCTTCTAATATCGTAACCTCATCAGGGCGTTGATCTAATAAAGCTTTGATATTTCCTTTAGCACGCGATACTGCAAGTGTTTGAAACACCTCACCTACTGCATAAAATAACATAACAGCTACTGCTTCGGGATATTCGCCTATAACAAAAGCTCCCATTGTAGCGATAACCATAAGAAAAAACTCTGAAAAGAAATCTTTATAACGAATACTTTCTATAGCTTCTTTTATTACTGGTAATCCAACTGGAATATATGCGGCTATGTACCATCCCAATCTTACCCAGTTGGTAAACCAATCCTGTGGAAAATAGTTATCTAATCCTATACCTATAAATAATAAGATTAATGAAATTCCAGATGGCAAGAATAATTGAAATGTGGTTTTTCCCTCGAGATCGTGACTGTGGTCATGATCATGTCCGTGACTATGATTATGATGATCTCCTTTTTTCTCCTTTTTTACGTGACTATGACCATGATTATGCTTATTTTCCTCTTTTGTTTGAGATTCTAAATAAGTATCTGTACTACAACATTGTTTTGACATTTCTAATTATTTTTATAATTCTATGACAAAGTTATAAGTCTGTTTTGGGAACCTAGTTGCAAATACAATATGGTGTGTTTTGATCCAATGAATTGTTATTGATGTAGAATCTAAAATGACTTAGAACATTTTTTACAAATTCCTTTCATTACAAAATTGACACTTTCTAATAAGAATTTTTCAGGAAGTTGAATTGGTGGAATCGAAATGCTCTCAAGACAATAGGTATTATGACAATGGTTGCAGTTAAAATGAACATGTAACTCTCCAAGCGTACACATACAGGATTCCATGCAAATTGAATATTTCATAGAACCAGATCCATCGTCAATAGTATGGATAAGCAAATTTTCATGAAACAAAGTCAAAGTTCTAAAAATGGTCGATTTATTTACGGTTTCTAGTTCAATTTCAAGATCAGTTAAACTAAACGCTTTATCAAATTCAGTCATCCTCTTGAATATTAACAGCCTCACCGAAGTTGGTTTTATATTTCTATTCAGTAATTTTTTTCTAATCTTTCCATTTTTTACCTTTTACTTGCACCCACATAAAAAATTAGGATGAACAAATACAAAATTAGATAATCTGTTCAGTATCCTCTCTACATATTCTCTTTTTGATTTGTAACTTTTACTGATTAACAAAAATTTATAATGGTAAAAAAAGCTCCTATTATTAATCAGTTCATAAATTCAGATTGTCATTTTATAAGTTATTAGCTCTTTAAAGCCTTAAAATATTTTACTCCGTTTACTATTTATAATGAATAGTTAATTGAATTTTAATATTAATTTTGCTAATATATTTATAATATAAAACAAGGAACATGAATACATTATTCGTTAAAAACATGGTCTGTAACCGCTGCATAATGGTAGTTCAAGATGAACTTGAAAAGCTTGGTTTGGACTTTACAAATATTAAGTTGGGAGAAGTTACCCTTACAAAGGAACTAACCTCTGACGAAAGAAGTGCACTAGAAAGTGTACTAGTCCCTTTGGGGTTCGAACTTATTGATGATAAAAAGAGTAGAATTATCGAAAAGATAAAAAACATTATTATAGATTTGGTACATCATCAGGATAATGATTCGAAAAATAATCTATCTGATATATTGAGTGAAAAACTTAACCATGACTACAATTATCTTTCTAATCTGTTTTCGGAAGTAGAAGGTACAACAATAGAAAAATATTTTATTGCTCAAAAAGTCGAAAAGATAAAGGAGCTTTTAGTTTATGATGAACTAACTTTAAGTGAAATAGCAGATCGGTTGAACTATTCGAGTGTTGCCTATCTTAGTAATCAGTTTAAAAAAGTTACAGGATTAACTCCTAGCCATTTCAAACAAATTCGTGAAGATAAAAGAAAGCCATTAGATAAGGTATAAGTAAATATTACAAATCAAATCCATAATTTCACAATAGAATTCATAGATCTTGTCACGAACTTTGCAATTGAAATACAACAAGCAAAATTATGACGACGAATACAACCAAAGAAATAATTTACATTCCTCTGGAGAATGTAGATAGTGAACATTGTGCATTAATTATAGAAAAGGGATTGGCACAAGTAAAAGGTGTCGAAACTTACAAAATAGAATTAAACAACCGTAGAGCGGCTATTACAGTTACCAACAATGAGGTAGTTGGTAATGCAGTTAAGGCTATTAAAGACCTTGGATATGGTGTGCCGACGGTTAAAAATACTTTTCCAGTCCTTGGAATGACCTGTGCTTCTTGCGCAGGTAGTGCAGAAAATATTGCGAAATTTGAATCTGGGGTAGTTGATGCTTCTGTAAACTTTGCAACAGGAAATTTAACTGTAGAGTATCTTCCTACTATGACAGATTCTTCTAAGTTACAGAAAGCTCTTCAGGCTGTTGGTTACGACTTACTCATTGTAGACGAAACGAAACAACAGGAATCATTGGAAGTTATCCATGCTGATAAATTCAGAAAATTAAAAAATAAAACTATTTGGGCAGTTATACTGTCGTTACCTGTTGTAGTTATTGGTATGTTCTTTATGGATATGCCATATGGCAATGAAATCATGTGGTTCTTTTCAACTCCTGTAGTTCTTTGGCTGGGTAAAGACTTCTTCATAAACGCATGGAAGCAAACAAAACACCGCTCTGCCAATATGGATACGTTAGTTGCTTTGAGTACAGGAATTGCTTATTTATTTAGTGTATTTAACATGCTTTTCATGGATTTCTGGCATCAGCGAGGATTACACGCTCACGTATATTTTGAAGCAGCTGCTGTAGTTATTACATTCATTCTATTAGGTAAATTGTTAGAAGAAAAAGCAAAAGGCAATACCTCTTCAGCTATTAAAAAACTAATGGGCTTACAACCAAAAACTGTGATGGTTATACAAGCTGACGGAACTGAAAAACAAATTGCTATTGAAGATGTGAGTGTTGGAGCTATTATTTTGGTTAAACCAGGTGAAAAAATTGCTGTCGATGGAATAGTCACTTCTGGTAACTCATATGTTGACGAAAGTATGCTTAGCGGTGAACCAGTTCCTGTATTGAAAAAAGAGCATGAAAAAGTGTTTGCTGGAACTATAAATCAAAAAGGAAGCTTTCAATTTAAAGCAGTTAAAGTAGGTAAAGAAACCATGCTTGCTCAGATCATAAAGATGGTGCAAGATGCTCAAGGGAGTAAAGCTCCTGTTCAGAAATTGGTAGATAAGATTGCAGGTATTTTTGTTCCAATTGTAATTGGAATAGCCATTATTACTTTTATTACTTGGTTGGTACTAGGAGGAGAAAATGCTGTAGCACAAGCATTAATGGCCGCAGTTACTGTATTGGTTATTGCATGTCCTTGTGCCTTGGGTCTGGCTACTCCTACTGCAATAATGGTTGGTGTTGGTAAAGGTGCAGAAAACGGTATCTTGATTAAAGATGCAGAAAGTTTGGAGCTAGCAAGGAAAGTCTCTGCTATTGTCTTAGACAAGACTGGAACCATTACCGAAGGAAGGCCTCAAGTTACTGGAGTTAAATGGCTTGACGATGAAGATACAACAAAAGAGATCTTAATTAGTATTGAAAAACAATCTGAACATCCTTTGGCCGAAGCCGTAGTAAAAAATTTCGAGGATGTACAAACTGTCCTATTATCAGATTTTGATAGCATCACTGGTAAAGGAGCAAAAGCCTCTTATATGGGGCAAACTTATTTTGTAGGTAACAAAAAATTATTAGAAGAAAACAATATTACTATTGCCGATCAATTATTAAATCAGGCAGGTGTATGGAGCAAAGAATCAAAAACTGTAATTTGGTTTACTGATAGTAAGCAGGCATTGTCTGTTATTGCAATTTCTGATAAAATCAAAGAAACATCTGTTGAAGCTATCAAGCAAATGCAAGATATGGGTATTGAACTCTATATGCTTACTGGAGACAACGAAGCGACTGCAAAAGCTATCGCTGAGCAAACTGGAATTAAACATTATAAGGCTGAAGT is a genomic window containing:
- a CDS encoding heavy metal translocating P-type ATPase; its protein translation is MSKQCCSTDTYLESQTKEENKHNHGHSHVKKEKKGDHHNHSHGHDHDHSHDLEGKTTFQLFLPSGISLILLFIGIGLDNYFPQDWFTNWVRLGWYIAAYIPVGLPVIKEAIESIRYKDFFSEFFLMVIATMGAFVIGEYPEAVAVMLFYAVGEVFQTLAVSRAKGNIKALLDQRPDEVTILEGGKLVVIKAEEAKIGDIIQLKPGEKLGLDGELISETASYNTAALTGESKPDTKAKGETVLAGMINLNTVSQVRVTAAYSDSKLSKILELVQDATAQKAPTELFIRKFAKVYTPIIVLLSIVITLLPALFVDNYVFSEWLYRALVFLVISCPCALVISIPLGYFGGIGAASHNGILFKGSNFLDILANVQNVVIDKTGTMTEGVFKVQEVIIKPEFDKDEILKMVNALESQSTHPVASAIHNYVGEVDNTINLSETEEIAGYGLKSTVNGKELLVGNFKLLDKFNINYNIDTSNIVYTVIAVSYDKKFAGYLTISDSIKADAKIAIDKLHSMNIKVTMLSGDKSTVVDYVARQLGIDNAYGDLLPEDKVNKVKEIKTRNGSVAFVGDGVNDAPVIALSDAGIAMGGLGSDAAIETADVVIQDDMPSKIPMAIHIGKQTKKIVWQNIVLAFSIKAIVLILGAGGLATMWEAVFADVGVALLAILNAVRIQRMKF
- a CDS encoding Fur family transcriptional regulator, giving the protein MTEFDKAFSLTDLEIELETVNKSTIFRTLTLFHENLLIHTIDDGSGSMKYSICMESCMCTLGELHVHFNCNHCHNTYCLESISIPPIQLPEKFLLESVNFVMKGICKKCSKSF
- a CDS encoding AraC family transcriptional regulator; the encoded protein is MNTLFVKNMVCNRCIMVVQDELEKLGLDFTNIKLGEVTLTKELTSDERSALESVLVPLGFELIDDKKSRIIEKIKNIIIDLVHHQDNDSKNNLSDILSEKLNHDYNYLSNLFSEVEGTTIEKYFIAQKVEKIKELLVYDELTLSEIADRLNYSSVAYLSNQFKKVTGLTPSHFKQIREDKRKPLDKV
- a CDS encoding heavy metal translocating P-type ATPase → MTTNTTKEIIYIPLENVDSEHCALIIEKGLAQVKGVETYKIELNNRRAAITVTNNEVVGNAVKAIKDLGYGVPTVKNTFPVLGMTCASCAGSAENIAKFESGVVDASVNFATGNLTVEYLPTMTDSSKLQKALQAVGYDLLIVDETKQQESLEVIHADKFRKLKNKTIWAVILSLPVVVIGMFFMDMPYGNEIMWFFSTPVVLWLGKDFFINAWKQTKHRSANMDTLVALSTGIAYLFSVFNMLFMDFWHQRGLHAHVYFEAAAVVITFILLGKLLEEKAKGNTSSAIKKLMGLQPKTVMVIQADGTEKQIAIEDVSVGAIILVKPGEKIAVDGIVTSGNSYVDESMLSGEPVPVLKKEHEKVFAGTINQKGSFQFKAVKVGKETMLAQIIKMVQDAQGSKAPVQKLVDKIAGIFVPIVIGIAIITFITWLVLGGENAVAQALMAAVTVLVIACPCALGLATPTAIMVGVGKGAENGILIKDAESLELARKVSAIVLDKTGTITEGRPQVTGVKWLDDEDTTKEILISIEKQSEHPLAEAVVKNFEDVQTVLLSDFDSITGKGAKASYMGQTYFVGNKKLLEENNITIADQLLNQAGVWSKESKTVIWFTDSKQALSVIAISDKIKETSVEAIKQMQDMGIELYMLTGDNEATAKAIAEQTGIKHYKAEVLPQHKADFVKELQQQGKTVAMVGDGINDSTALATADVSIAMGKGSDIAMDVAKMTIISSDLTKIPQAIRLSKQTVLTIKQNLFWAFIYNLIGIPLAAGILYPINGFLLNPMIAGAAMALSSVSVVSNSLRLKWKK